The sequence tgttagatCGTGACACCTGAATTTCTAATGGTGCAACCACAGAAATTGTGTCGCAGTGCTCGAAGGTACTCATCACTCTTCTTGTTAATACATCAGTATAACACATAGGGTACTGGCACTtacgtacagtggtgtgaaaaactatttgcccccttcctgatttcttattcttttgcatgtttgtcacacaaaatgtttctgatcatcaaacacatttaaccattagtcaaatataacacaagtaaacacaaaatgcagttttaaatgatggttttattatttagggagaaaaaatccaaacctacatggccctgtgtgaaaaagtaattgccccctgaacctaataactggttgggccacccttagcagcaataactgcaatcaagcgttttatgataacttgcagtgagtcttttacagcgctctggaggaattttggcccactcatcttggcagaattgttgtaattcagctttatttgagggttttctagcatgaaccgcttttttaaggtcatgccatagcatctcaattggattcaggtcaggactttgactaggccactccaaagtcttcattttgtttttcttcagccattcagaggtggatttgctggtgtgttttgggtcattgtcctgttgcagcacccaagatcacttcagcttgagttgacgaacagatggccggacattctccttcaggattttttggtagacagtagaattcatggttccatctatcacagcaaggcttccaggtcctgaagcagcaaaacaaccccagaccatcacactaccaccaccatattttactgttggtatgatgttctttttctgaaatgctgtgttccttttacgccagatgtaacgggacatttgccttccaaaaagttcaacttttgtctcatcagtccacaaggtattttcccaaaagtcttggcaatcattgagatgtttcctagcaaaattgagacgagccctaatgttctttttgcttaacagtggtttgcatcttggaaatctgccatgcaggccgtttttgcccagtctctttcttatggtggagtcgtgaacactgaccttaattgaggcaagtgaggcctgcagttctttagacgttgtcctggggtctttgtgacctctcggatgagtcgtctctgcgctcttggggtaattttggtcggccggccactcctgggaaggttcaccactgttccatgtttttgccatttgtggataatggctctcattgtggttctctggagtcccaaagctttagaaatggctttataacctttaccagactgatagatctcaattacttctgttctcatttgttcctgaatttctttggatcttggcatgatgtctagcttttgaggtgcttttggtctacttctctgtgtcaggcagctcctatttaagtgatttcttgattgaaacaagtgtggcagtaatcaggcctgggggtggctacggaaattgaactcaggtgtgatacaccacagttaggtgattttttaacaagggggcaattactttttcacacagggccatgtaggtttggattttttctccctaaataataaaaccatcatttaaaaactgcattttgtgtttacttgtgttatatttgactaatggttaaatgtgtttgatgatcagaaacattttgtgtgacaaacatgcaaaagaataagaaatcaggaagggggcaaatagtttttcacaccattgtatattCACTTTAAGCACTGCTTTACATATATATTAACATCTGTGCACTTTAAAGGGTGAATACATACCActgaagaaaaacatgaaaataaatgctGTATTTGAGGAAACAACATAAGCAAATGAAAATGGTAAACAACTAATAACGATATACTCCAATTTCACGTTATTCCTAttgattacccatttcaattcaatagaatacactttcctgtaagactgtgttttgcaatgaccaccaACAAAAGCCAAGGTCACTAGGAACTGATCTAATGCAAGAATACTTTACTCATGAACGATTGTAtacagcatgttcaagagtaagcagcacCAACAAACTTATAACATTATTACTTTTGATATAACTGCTGTCTTTATCCAATACAACTTAAAATATCTGAGATACAATTAGTAACACTTCTTTAGTTTTTCCGATTGGAGTACAGACAGGTgacgtgacttgctcatggtcacacagtgtcagtagcaggatttgaacttacaacctcagggtctgaagttggggttcaaagccttaaccactacactatagggtggtccagatctaattattcaattttcattacgctataacttattaagcttATTACTGTACATAgcaaatcacccgaaaaatcccggaccatcgagaagtgtgagaactgacgacatgaataattgtctttgcaccgaactggaattgtccccgcataaatcaaagtcatccagacgatctggaccaccctgtatactgcctgccaataatattagcccttggtAATAAAACCCTAtatattttacacagaaaaagtaCTTAAGTTACGCAGTGCTTCTGATACGCCCAATTAACCAAACACTAACATTATCTTATGAAAGGTAACCAAGGTAATACAGCTAGTTTGTAATATAGTTATCATATGTGATTAAATAAGCTTTGAGTTGGATGACTTTAACCAGCCACatgcagtttaaaaacaaaagcctATGGACTTTAATGTTCTTGTGGCACAGATATTTAACAAATGCGTTAAAGGTTACttatttttacattacaatatttaacaatGTGCACTCTGTTGCATAAACATAAGCAACCTTACCTGCAGGACTAGTCAGAACCTCCAGTTCCACTTGACTAGTAGTCTGGTCATAGCTAATAATTTTTCCTTCCTGCAGATAACAAGGGTGCCAAGGTTATATTTGCTAAACTGTAAAGTACAAGAGAAGTGtatttctacaatacaaataGTATAAGAACAATTTATCAAAGGGAAATTGAAAAGGGAGAGCTGGTGGAAGAGGAGAGAAAATATTTCAGTTAAGCAGATACGAGCttgtaaaactaaaaacaaatcaCTGTATCTGTTGGTGAGACCTTCTGAAGGTATCTGAACAGTGGCGTGCAGgcagacagaaatgaaagaagaGGACAAATGGGTACCTTTATTACTTTTCTGGTAAACATACAGCTGTGCACCTCACATAGATAAAGCTTTGAACAATAAACTGGATCTCTGCTTGCTCATTTGCCAGCTCTAACTTAGTATGCCACCTTGAGTAATTGACATAACATGGCAGTGTtctaactgcaaaaaaaaaacaaaacaattgtacCTATGTGATATAAATTCTAAATCAGTCTGGACTACACAGTTGCTAAGTAAATGTATCCAGCCATCCACTATCAAACCTGCTTGTACAGCCAGATCCCATTCTCATAACATCTCAATAAGTCAGGATCACCTCTGGATAAAGTGCCAGACTAATggagggcacactcatgcatatacagtacacaggaGAGCTGGGCATCCAGAGGGAAAACAAACAGGCACCTGCAAAATGTGCAGATTGCAGAACACAATGCTAgagccaggattcaaacccaagacCTCTAGACCTGTGGGTTATCAATTCTAAAAGGAAGTATAATTAAAGAAACTTGCACAACGTTCTGTTCCTAGTCTCCACTCTTCATCTAAactatgcaaatcaatgtatttatttaaaataaccaaCAAACTATTGTTTAAAGTGAGCAGGGGTGCACAACACATGGTTTGCAGGCCATCCAGGAAACAGCATGAAATCTACACATGTTTTATAAATAACAAGGATTCCTCGCCACAACTATGTAAAATCTTGGGTCACAGCAGATGCCCACTTactctaaaatgtatttatttcattgcTGTACTAAGGCTGTAttctatgttaaaaataaacacgcTGTAGGAAACATAATCCATACAATGAAACAAGGAATTGATGTCACAACTTTACACAAAATGAAGTGGCTTTATTTACTGAATAAACCTgctcgggcggcacggtgggtagcgctgctgcctcgcagttaggagacccgggttcgcttcccgggtcctccctgtgtggagtttgcgtgttctccccgtgtctgtgtgggtttcctcccacagtccaaagaaatgaaggttaggtgcatcggcgattctaaattgtccctagtgtgcgcttcgtgtgtgagtgtgcgcaccctgcccggggtttgtttcctgccttgcgccctgtgttggctgggattggctccagcagacccctgtgacactgtagttaggatatagcgggttggataatggataaacctgCTCAGTGGTTGTAGCTTACCTTGTAATCAGACACTTCTGGGGTGTAATTTTCTGTCAGTTCTAGAAGCTAAAGAAGAAATAgtgaaaaagacaaaagagtttAGCTTTACAATGTAAATCACCTGTAAAGATTAGTGTTTGTTACAAGCATTACTTGCTACAAGCagtaaagaataataaataattcacaaaCAATTACACAGTAAAGCCTTATGTCTATAGCTCTGCTGTGTCAAACAAAAAAGAGATCTGAGCTCTCAAACAGTACGCCCTCAGGGACTCCTTTGAATGCTCTTAACAATTAAATTTTACTCACGCACTTGTTTGATTGATTTGAAAGCCTTAAAATAAGTAGTATTCATTTATCTTACTAACAAATAAAATCCTTTTATACcactgaaacattcattttaaaatgaaataattctgCATCACCTTGAAGGCTATCCTCTGCCCAATTTGTGGTGGAGCTGCAAGAAGAGGCAGGCTGGTATAATCTTTCTTGGGTTCTTCTGCTGGAGGgttctgttaaataaaaatgcatcttaAGTCATTTTTCAGCCTGCAAATATATTACAGCACAAAATCTGTATCTAAAATGAGCGCACCTCACGTATGACAGACTTATTTGACAAAACATCTTTTTGCTGCTCCTGAAGCGTGTTGCCCTCATAGTTGTAAAATGAATGGTTTCCAGCACCTGCCTTTGCTCTCCCTCTGCCCCCTCTCTGTCCATGCCCACCAGAACCCCTCCAAGAGAACTGGTTATCAAATCGACCACTGCCCCTACCAATGTTAAGTGGGATGGATCGACCCACACCAGGGAGGCTTGGCCCCAAAGTTGGCACTAGCTTTTTGGTAACCATTTCTGTATCCTTTGAGTTGCTAGTTGAGCTAGAAGACTTTGTTTGACCAGATGATGCAGCAGCCCTCTTCTGCATCTGTTCCAGGGCTGGCTTTTTGGTCACCATTTCTGTATCCTCTGAGCTGCTATCGGTGCTAGAACACTTTGTTTGACTGGTTGCTGCTGGCTTCATTCCAGATGATGCAGCAGCCACCTTCTGCATCTTTTCCAGGGCTGGCTTTTTGGTTGCTATTTCTGTATCTTCTGAGCTGCTATTAGTGCTAGAAGACTTTGTTTGACTGGTAGCTACATGTTTCGTTCCAGATGACGCAGCCACCTTCTGGGTCTGTTTAGCAGTGGTTAAATCAGAGGACTGTCTACCTTCTCTGGTGACTCCAAGCTTAAAAGTAGACGATGCCTGTTTGGATGTTGCAGATTTATTCACGGTGCCGTCTCCCAAGCCAGATAATGACTGACCTTTGAAACTTTTTAAGCTGGTTGCAGCAGTAGGCAATTCATCCTCTGCCGTGTCACTGGAGGTACTGGACTCAGAATCTGACTGAGCAGTTTGTTTTACGCTTGTCTTTTTAAGGACAGAAGATAACTTTGGAGGCTTTAAACCATAAAAGACAGGCAAAGTCTTACATTtgttctttttatctttatttgaaatgaccaggtcaTCTTTGTAAACTTTATCTTTTTtcttctgcttgagctgaacctcTGATTCTTCAGATGCTGATTCTttcttctttctgtctctcttttttcGGCTGCAGTCAGGAAGGCCCTCCACTTCCTGCTGTGGACTTTGGCTAGGAGtctcttgttgttgttttctcttcttcttctttgtgtgGCTGTTGATGTCTGTCTTAGGTAAGGGTTCATCTTCAGTCCTGaatctctttttgtttttccagtgtgAGACAGGAGATTCATTCTTTGACTCTAGTCCATTTAACTCTGGGAGAACACATTCAGTTTTTACCCTGTGAGAAAAGACAAAAGGCATTTTATTGTTGGGTTTAAAATTTGTCTTGAGtgataaacacaatttaaatagAGAACAAAACATACATTTACTGAATAAAGGAGTATTAACACACTAGGGAACAAAAGTTATATAGCTAACAGAAAGGTTATTGGTTTACTATTAATAAACACACAGGACTTTGAAACAGCTAAATTCTCCCAGTTGAGGCAATGCTACAGCTCTACTATGGGCTtattttacacaaacatattttatttcaCTCCTCAATTCAGAAATAGAAATCATAAACACATAGAGTCTCAAATTTACTTAAATCAACCGAGGGCTGCTGGGCGTTTGCAGCGTACATCAGCacaatgagtgtaaaaaaatggaacagtggCACATAATCAGGTGTGCTGTAACCAGAATAAAGACAGAATAAAGATTGTTTTGTCGAGGCAGGGGTGACTCTATTACCCTTCTTTATTACATAGACATTAAAAGGATGCCCTAAATCCCATACTCTTACTACACTGTCAGGATTGAGTGCTGCTGTAGTTTAGTACTTCCTCGCCTTTGTTTTAAATCAGTAACCCCAGATAATTAGGCAGAGTATGAGAACATGCAGCAGAGAAAGTTACATGTTTATTAAGCATTATTCAAATAGtgcacaaaacaaaagcaaaacaatgtgTGAACACCATACAACTTGGTACTGATTGATGTGGAGTCTTTCAAGGTAGCCCAATTCTTGCACTGCTTCAAGTGGGCATTCTTGGATTCACTTCCCCCTGTCTTGTCTCTCTTTGACCACATCTTTTACTCATCTTCTAAAGCTAACCTAGGTTAGATGTGGTCATTCTGTTTTCCAAGacaaatttgccttttttaatttcttttctctgAAATGTGCTTTCAGAGCTCATATGCTTCTGCCATTAGAGCCAGGAAGCTATAGCAAGCCGTGCTAGTGGAACGTAGAAACAGAGCTTGTAAAAAGTGCCCTTGTGCCTTCACCCAAAGTGCATAATACTAAAACCACGTCTCCAAAACCAGATGTGCTTCCTAACACTTCTGACATTATGAAAGGAAGCCAACAGCACAGCATGTTTGTATAACACAGAAACAGCTTTTGAAACCATACGTGTATTAGGATGGTAGTTGTGgattatatctctctatataaaaaaaaaatcctggaatggaaaagcaaggtgacgatacgtgatcttctcagaagttcttgaaagacattttaaagacccgcgagacaaaaaagactggccacggagcgtctcgcggggaccgtaaacatgagacttggtgccaagagactgtcccaGGGCAATCTCgcagggacgtggaacatgagattcttgtaagacatgcccttcttatcaaataggAGCACGgccagccagcaaaacattcagtcatgtaaagtcacgtggcacacacagatcctgtgctctcagcaaagaagaaagagcagcgtggaaaAAAGTGACCcaaggcgcgatacacatgcagagaaaggtacagaatatgaaagcagtaacagttgaaagtattgtagcatcccagccaagctgaagctttttttgttttaggtGACTCTAGggtccgatcgagggagggcagagtgcagCACGGAAGATTGGGTTAGTgttagctgggtgctgattgatgcggtaagggggaggcgagacccgtgggaggaggggttggagagggggctagaaagttgtgtttggggttacgcagtcggcgattgttaaaatagaacttttgtgacactttattacgtcagttgctacagtatcaaaaaaaaagatagtaacgatcgcattgacgcaaacaaaaggaaattagtttacgtcagagaatttcaaaaacggggtttacctcacatgcatttattggttactttgcaaaaaaaaatgatttaactgctgatgatgaagatcattttgtctgtgctgaaattccaaacagagaaacctatcctaaattatggtgcaaaagtcattaaacacatgtctcacggacctcatttaaaagattcagcatattgggacacgaaagattccaaatattgtttttacagaagttctgaaataaaagtgaaactaatggacaagcaacaattcaaagaaaaaagaatataaatcttataaaagaaaaaaaatcgtataagtgtgtatctggaaaaccaaacatgggggttggcgagcaaagtgagcagggggcgaagccccctagtattagaTTTAAAACAATCTCCTATCAACAAAAACATACATGGCCAAGTAACACCTTGGACTCACAATATAGGAGAGCTTATTACATTTTCTATTGTTGGTTATATATTTGCAAGCAACACAGCTGCTCAAAGTGCCTggagtcagatttataaaacttgtgtatgcacaaaaacaacaatctagacgagaagcCATTCagacagaccattcagcccaacaaacctcacaagtcctatccacttgttccttctgaaataacatcaagtctagttttgaaagtccctaaagtcctactgtctgccacacaaCTTGGTAGGTTATACCACGTGTCTGGGGGTtctctaaataaagaaaaacttcatgttTGCGTGAAGTtcaccattaacaagtttccaatcgtgtccttgatgaaatcattttaaaataacagtcttgatttactgtactaattcccttcataattttaaacacttcaatcatgtcaccttttaatcttcttttgcttaaaccgaAAAGGCtcacttttttaatctttcctcataaatcaTCCCCTGTAGCCGTGAAATGAGCTTAGTCACTCTTCTCTTGGCCTTTTCCAGTGCTGTTATGCCCTTTTTGTAgcatgaagaccaaaactgcacacaggactccagatgaggcctcaccagtgtgttataaagcttcaccataacttccttggacttgtaacTCTACACATCAAGACACTACagaacctgacattctgttggcttctgaacactgtctgcaaTTTGATAGTGAGGAGTCAACTACAATTTATAAATCCTTCGCATAAGGTGTCCTTTCGATTCCatcgtgtattcaaacctaacacttttacttcgtatgtgtaatactttacatttactgacattcaatttcatctctcaTAAATCTGCCTAAGCCagcatgctgtccaagtccctccgTAAAGATTCAACACATTTGAGATTATCTGCCTGCTGGAAACCACTCTTAACGTCAACCAATTCTGGTAAGGTTCCTCATACCGCAAcattctgcttcctgtgtctgagccaaattTGCAGTCATCTACACACCACATcctgaactcctacttctttcagtttgatgcccaacatctcatgtggcacctcatcaaatgctttctgaaggctAAGATAAAAAGCGTGTGTGCAACTTTCCACACAAAAgttgtgatttataaaagaaaacttcatGGGAGAATTCTATATaaatttacagcaactctgaacCATCTGTCCACAACATTTGAGAGACAGTGGGAAACGACAACACtgttgatcaagtagggaaatgcagtcaAACCAACTAAATGACGACTCACATTAAAGCTCAAACGAGATGAAAATGATGTATAGACTCCATTTTAGGTCCTTTTTTTCAGAGGGCCAATACtatatatttgcactgaagaactttttttgttttaggtcAGTTTAGGGTGCCCGTTGCCACTTCTCATGATTAGAAACCAAAGTGCAGTAAAAATAAAGATGTGACTCACTCCCTGCGTACCAAAAGCCCTAAATCTCTTGCCCTACAGCAGGTGTGGGTAgcattggtcctggagggctgcaggtttttgtcccaacccaGTTTTTTTAATGAGAACTCAAtaattgctcaagtgacattttgatacttcattttagtggtttcgcttgttaaggttcctcacccttaattgcttatttcagtcttaaacaactGCACTCACTGTATTcaatggctttttattagcaataagatgcaaatgacaaaggagccagcagttcccCATCTAACCTGtttatttacacctgtgtggactcatcatgcactatttggcttaataaaacattaatgaattatctgttttaggcttcaaatcatttagatgatatccttggaatgGAAAAAAtctactacagtaatccctcgctacttcgcggttcacttttcgcggattcacgactttgcgggtttttaaatatagtagtaatatttcctagtctaagaacaacaaaacaagttcggtgactaagtgcgttgtaagacaggctgtgattggtacatgggagggagacgacaaatcacagcttcccgctttctaattggGCCCgcgattggtgctttgactgatgcccagatcccacagcacctccccttgtctctctgtcgcggccatttcgcttcaagctttcccACCGAGCGGttcactttacactgtactgtgtgtgatttttttgtggtttctttgtgttgaacttcgcttcaattttcaccccctgcaatggctcccagacgtgctccttcttccaaggctggtgctgagcctaaacaacaacgaagaatgatgacgatcgctgagaaggtgaaacttctggatatgttgaagggaGAACGTTTGCGGCTGTGGCCCGCCAATATGGCGTGAACGAATCCACCGTTTACTACATCAAGAAggaagagccagttcctactactacggatacaccttcggaaaccgtggaagaggtgccccaggaaattttaggtaggtccctgttattaatagagtaaagggtgggttgtaaacagtacagggagggtttaaaaacgtccaaatacacgttaaataattaaataaatatggtgtccctgcttctcggaaattcagttattgtggccggccttggaacctatctcccgcgataaacgagggattactgtatacaagaaCCTAACGTTGCAGATTACCAagccaaaaaattaaattaggtCTGAGATTGGAAatgactggtttctaattaagcaattgggttggaaagaAAACtcgcagccactacggccctccaggaccgacgttgcCCACTCCTGCCCTACAGCCTGTTTGTAGCCTAATGGTTTGAAACAATGTAACTTGTTTGGTGATGCTTGAAGACTTTGCAAACAACCATATACAAAAGGAACTACTTTTAACGATCTCATAATTTTTTTACTTGCCCATGATGATGATGGGCTTATAAGCCAATTAAAGCTCCCATGAGCCTTTTGGTTTTTTTAACGTAATAAGCAGGAATACCACTACTTCTGTTATCCATGACGAGTGACAGTCTATCAACACACTAGTCATCTGGGATGCCAAAGTGAGACTGACAAATGTTGTGGcttggtggcctgggtcaacccatgacTCTTTGATTTCAAGGCAAAGTAACGCTGGCACATGACTTGTTCACAGTGCTGCTGTAAGTGATGGCTGGCTTGTTGATAAGGTTAACTGGCTGACGTTTTTCATAAGGCCTGTACCGTTCATTGTTACAGCAATCATGTTGTTACTTGTGCCAGGTGAAGGTGGCTACCCACTGCTGTGTGGTGTGCACCACAGTTGCAGAAAGCAGTGACTGGAAGCATCAGGTcagaggctgctctaccagccagttctgcagcattgtgatcaCGTGTATGAGGTTTAACAACATTTAGCTattatggttgtttcagggtgacAACTGGCCTGTGTTTGAGATGTGTCCATGTATGCACATATGCAAGATGATTGCAATTTAGGAAGGCAATGTGAGTACAACAAGTTTTATACACTTGCTGTGAAAAGTAAGGTCAGCGAGTCTGAGGGAATGTGGCCCTCCTCTATAAAATAAGCTGCAGATACCACACCACAGTTGCAGAAAGCAGTGACTGGAAGCATCAGGTcagaggctgctctaccagccagttctgcagcattgtgatcaCGTGTATGAGGTTTAACAACATTTAGCTattatggttgtttcagggtgacAACTGGCCTGTGTTTGAGATGTGTCCATGTATGCACATATGCAAGATGATTGCAATTTAGGAAGGCAATGTGAGTACAAGTTTTATACACTTGCTGTGAAAAGTAAGGTCAGCGAGTCTGAGGGAATGTGGCCCTCCTCTATAAAATAAGCTGCGGATGAGATGTTTGTGTGGGTTGAGCGGTCGATGGAAGATCATGGGAAGGTTCTGTGCGAGGATCAGTCTGCTTGATGACCTCGGGGGAGATAGTGTTACAATGGTATGGAAGGACAACATAAGGTTAAGCCAAATGGagacttcacattttttttgGTCTGTAAGTACATTTGTTCTAGTCTGGCACCCAATTCAGCCTTGTGTCTAGTGATGCCAGAATAGGCTGTAACCCCAAAACTTAATAATGGTGGACGAATGGATGACGTAAAAAGGCACTCAACTGTACAAATATTATTTGTGACTGAGTTTACAGTAGGTAAAAGCAAATCTATTATGTAACAAC comes from Polypterus senegalus isolate Bchr_013 chromosome 17, ASM1683550v1, whole genome shotgun sequence and encodes:
- the coil gene encoding coilin, coding for MAAPLNSILRVRLFFDYPPPATPGCRMNWLLVDMNRCRVVADLASIIRDKFEFSRGTLLSLFIDECFLPPSESACLVRDNDSIRVKTECVLPELNGLESKNESPVSHWKNKKRFRTEDEPLPKTDINSHTKKKKRKQQQETPSQSPQQEVEGLPDCSRKKRDRKKKESASEESEVQLKQKKKDKVYKDDLVISNKDKKNKCKTLPVFYGLKPPKLSSVLKKTSVKQTAQSDSESSTSSDTAEDELPTAATSLKSFKGQSLSGLGDGTVNKSATSKQASSTFKLGVTREGRQSSDLTTAKQTQKVAASSGTKHVATSQTKSSSTNSSSEDTEIATKKPALEKMQKVAAASSGMKPAATSQTKCSSTDSSSEDTEMVTKKPALEQMQKRAAASSGQTKSSSSTSNSKDTEMVTKKLVPTLGPSLPGVGRSIPLNIGRGSGRFDNQFSWRGSGGHGQRGGRGRAKAGAGNHSFYNYEGNTLQEQQKDVLSNKSVIRENPPAEEPKKDYTSLPLLAAPPQIGQRIAFKLLELTENYTPEVSDYKEGKIISYDQTTSQVELEVLTSPAVSAEPGKFDLVYHTPDGAEVVEYAVSRSSKITERWSSLIEPRLITESTQAATSSGPA